The genomic DNA GCTTTGTTTATAAAAAACGAACCAGCTCAAGAAACAGATCAATCTAACAAACAAGAGGCAGAACCCGTTGTTGTTGAGCCACCAAAACCTACGACTGAAGCCTCAAGGCTTACTGGGGTACAAATCACCCCCGAGCTAAACAAAAGAGGCATCACAGCCGTAATGATCGAAAACAGCCCTGATGCGCGTCCTCAGTCTGGACTTAAAGATGCTGGGGTGGTTTTCGAAGCAATAGCCGAGGGTGGAATCACTAGATTCTTGGCACTTTTTCAAGAAGCTCAGCCAGATTACATCGGGCCAGTTCGTAGCGCCCGTCCTTATTACATTGATTGGTTAAGCGCTTTTGACCCGACTTACGCCCACGCTGGCGGTAGCCCAGAAGCAATTTCACTAATAGCTCAACTAGGACTAAAAGACATACCTGACGATGGGCTAAACCAGACTTTTTGGCGAATAAATAGTCGCTACGCTCCTCATAACCTCTACACATCTAGCGCTAACCTAGACGCCGCTCGCAGCCGAAAAGGCTATGGTGGCAGCAGTTTTACCTCATTAAAAAGAGGCGAGGAAAAAGCGGTTTCTCCGGTTACTGCAGCAGCAATTGATATAAACCCCTCTAGCCAACTTTACGGAGTTCATTACGATTATGACGCTACAACAAATTCATATAAGCGCTTTTTAGCTGGTCAGCCACATGTCGATGAAAAAAGTGGTGCCCAAATCATGCCAAAAGTCGTCATTGCGTGGGTAGTGCCTTACTCTATTCACCCCGACCGTGTTCACAGCGTCTACGGCACGATCGGTTCAGGCAAGGCTATAGTATTCCAAAATGGCGTAGCTGCCGAGGTTACTTGGCATAAAGCCAGCAGGACTGAGCAGGTTACTTTTACCGACGCTGCTGGCAGCGCTGTTGCCCTCAACCCAGGCCAAACCTGGTTCACGGCCGTCGGAAGCTCAGATTTAATCGGCTTTAGAGGGCCTTAGGTAGAAATAGCGGTGGATAACTACAAAAAATATGTCGACCAGTTGAGTTTTAAGATTTTTGGCTACTTGATAATCTATTTTGTAATTTTAGGTACTGCTACATTTGTTTGCTACCGTATATGGCCGTTATACAGCCCGTTCTTTTTCATGACAATGGCTAGCGTCGCCATTACCGGCGGTTTTCTCATTACTCTGGCTTTAGCTAAAAGTGCTGCTGCACCAGTTAGGACTTTGCAAGATATTTTCTCTTACAAATTCCGTCCAACTTTTGACGCACGCGAGCCAGACACATCCAAGATAACTACCGGCCGTGAATTGGTTGAAGCACTAAGAGATCTACTGAAATCAGTCGATGTTGGCAAGACATCTGCCGTTGAGACTATAAATACTGCCCAGACTACTGGCAATTTGGTCGGTACCATAGCCAGTAATCTACCGATGCCTGTCATAGCAATTAAAAGCGATAACCGAATCGCTTACGCGAACAAGACTGCTGCGGCCTACTTTGAATTAAAGGGAGAGGTATTTAATAGTAACTTTACCGAAATTGCGAACTTGTCTTTTCCTAGCGAAGACACTTTCGACAACTGGCTAGCAGATTGCCGAAATAATAAGGTCACCGACACAAAAAGCTGGACACGCGTAAGATTGACACTAGACGATCAATCTTCTCCTAAGCAGTTTGATATGATCGCATACTTTAGTAAAGGCGATTCTACCGGAGCGGAAACCTTGTTGGCGGTTTTTGATCAGAGCGATCGTTACAATCACGACGACCAAGACGTCAGTTTTTTGGCACTTGCTGTTCACGAATTGCGTACGCCTTTGACGATAATGCGCGGCTTGATTGAAGTATTTGAGGAGGAAGTAACTCCGACGCTTAACGAAGAGATGAGAGGCTTTATGGGTAAGTTACATGCCTCTGCCCAGCAGCTTACGGCATTTGTTAGCAACATATTGAACATGGCGCGTGTCGAACAAAATCAACTAACTTTGTCTCTTAGAGAGGAAGAGTGGACACCCATTTTAACGAACGCAATAAACGATTTGAATCTGAGAGCTCAGGTTCATGGAAAACAGATCCAGCTGACTATTGACCCAGGGCTACCGAAGGTGGCTGTTGATCGAATGGGTGTACAGGAAGTTGTTAATAATCTAGTCGAAAACGCGATTAAATATAGCGGCGGCGCAAACCAGATTCTTGTTAGAGCCGGCCTGAATAAACAAGGTTTGGTCGTTACTAGTATCCAAGATTTTGGCGTCGGAATACCACAATCGATTTTGCCACATCTTTTTGAAAAGTACTATCGTAGCCATCGAACCAAGGGTACAGCTAGCGGCACTGGGTTGGGGTTATACCTTTGCCAAGCCATAGTTAAGGCC from Candidatus Saccharibacteria bacterium includes the following:
- a CDS encoding DUF3048 domain-containing protein, which translates into the protein MDRKEKFEEPAFIEPEKMAEAEDRYNQREPIVKASKQSKNPFKKLTKIWRGASRLQKVAMIFVLVVILGGAGYGAYALFIKNEPAQETDQSNKQEAEPVVVEPPKPTTEASRLTGVQITPELNKRGITAVMIENSPDARPQSGLKDAGVVFEAIAEGGITRFLALFQEAQPDYIGPVRSARPYYIDWLSAFDPTYAHAGGSPEAISLIAQLGLKDIPDDGLNQTFWRINSRYAPHNLYTSSANLDAARSRKGYGGSSFTSLKRGEEKAVSPVTAAAIDINPSSQLYGVHYDYDATTNSYKRFLAGQPHVDEKSGAQIMPKVVIAWVVPYSIHPDRVHSVYGTIGSGKAIVFQNGVAAEVTWHKASRTEQVTFTDAAGSAVALNPGQTWFTAVGSSDLIGFRGP
- a CDS encoding HAMP domain-containing histidine kinase, with the translated sequence MDNYKKYVDQLSFKIFGYLIIYFVILGTATFVCYRIWPLYSPFFFMTMASVAITGGFLITLALAKSAAAPVRTLQDIFSYKFRPTFDAREPDTSKITTGRELVEALRDLLKSVDVGKTSAVETINTAQTTGNLVGTIASNLPMPVIAIKSDNRIAYANKTAAAYFELKGEVFNSNFTEIANLSFPSEDTFDNWLADCRNNKVTDTKSWTRVRLTLDDQSSPKQFDMIAYFSKGDSTGAETLLAVFDQSDRYNHDDQDVSFLALAVHELRTPLTIMRGLIEVFEEEVTPTLNEEMRGFMGKLHASAQQLTAFVSNILNMARVEQNQLTLSLREEEWTPILTNAINDLNLRAQVHGKQIQLTIDPGLPKVAVDRMGVQEVVNNLVENAIKYSGGANQILVRAGLNKQGLVVTSIQDFGVGIPQSILPHLFEKYYRSHRTKGTASGTGLGLYLCQAIVKAHGGTIAAESHEGKGSTFSFTLLPYGMVKSEADQGQDGIIRGAHGWIKNHNIYKG